A DNA window from Maribellus comscasis contains the following coding sequences:
- a CDS encoding pyridoxal-phosphate dependent enzyme yields MDIPVFSDVEKAHEIIQKHAHRTPVLTSSGINKIVGGQLFFKCENLQKVGAFKFRGACNAVFSLSEEDAQKGVATHSSGNHAAALALAAKMRGVEAHIVMPDNSPEIKKKAVAGYGAKITFCQPTLEARESTLKKIIEETGATEIHPYNNFFVIAGQGTAAKELIEEKGAFDIILAPVGGGGLLSGTAISTKHLLPNCRVIAAEPAGADDAFRSFYAKKLIPSVNPKTIADGLLTSLGERNFKIIMEKVDDIFTVPEEEIVEAMRMIWERMKIIIEPSSAVPLAAILEGKIDIQNKKVGVILSGGNLDLGKLPF; encoded by the coding sequence ATGGATATTCCCGTTTTCTCTGATGTTGAAAAAGCTCATGAGATAATACAAAAACACGCTCACCGAACACCGGTTTTGACCTCGTCGGGTATAAACAAAATTGTTGGCGGGCAGTTATTTTTTAAATGTGAAAATCTGCAAAAAGTAGGGGCTTTTAAATTCCGGGGCGCTTGTAATGCTGTTTTCTCGCTTTCGGAAGAAGATGCACAAAAGGGCGTAGCCACGCATTCGTCAGGAAATCATGCGGCAGCACTGGCTCTGGCTGCAAAAATGCGCGGAGTGGAGGCACACATTGTAATGCCCGATAATTCGCCTGAAATTAAAAAGAAAGCGGTGGCAGGTTATGGGGCGAAAATCACTTTTTGCCAACCTACTTTGGAGGCACGCGAAAGCACGCTAAAGAAAATAATTGAAGAAACCGGTGCAACAGAAATTCATCCGTACAATAACTTTTTCGTGATAGCAGGACAAGGAACTGCCGCCAAAGAGCTGATTGAAGAGAAGGGGGCGTTTGATATTATTTTGGCTCCCGTTGGTGGAGGGGGATTGTTGAGCGGAACAGCTATCTCTACAAAACATTTGCTCCCCAATTGCAGGGTAATAGCCGCCGAACCAGCTGGCGCCGACGATGCTTTTCGTTCTTTTTATGCAAAAAAGCTGATTCCTTCAGTTAATCCAAAAACCATTGCCGACGGCTTATTGACTTCGCTTGGAGAGCGAAATTTCAAAATAATTATGGAGAAAGTAGATGATATTTTCACCGTTCCAGAAGAAGAAATCGTAGAAGCCATGCGTATGATCTGGGAGCGGATGAAAATAATTATTGAACCTTCGTCTGCTGTTCCGCTGGCAGCCATTCTGGAAGGAAAAATTGACATTCAGAATAAAAAAGTTGGAGTAATTCTTTCCGGCGGCAATCTGGATTTGGGAAAGTTGCCGTTTTAG
- a CDS encoding SMP-30/gluconolactonase/LRE family protein, with protein MMKNIISIFILAAFIAVACSTQKTNDVELVIDSRSDLGEGALWDYRTGELMWINITGKILNFYNPKTGNNKEMFTGQMIGTVVPTEAGKVLVALQNGIYMLEPETGTKSLIVDPEEDIASNRFNDGKCDPSGRFWAGTLSLNGGSGAAALYRLDSDSSVHTMVKNVSISNGIVWSNDYKKMYYIDTPTQKVMVYDYDNASGNISHPEVAVDVPSEIGSPDGMTIDADGNLWVALWGGSAVGCWNPETGKLLRKIEVPAKNVTSCAFGGDDLETLYITTARQSTTKEELEKFPHAGGVFKTNPGVKGVKAYYFDDI; from the coding sequence ATGATGAAAAATATCATATCGATTTTTATACTGGCTGCATTTATAGCGGTGGCTTGTTCAACACAAAAAACAAATGATGTGGAACTGGTTATTGACTCCCGGTCGGATTTGGGAGAAGGAGCTCTTTGGGATTACAGAACCGGCGAATTAATGTGGATAAACATTACGGGCAAAATATTAAACTTCTATAATCCAAAAACGGGAAATAATAAAGAAATGTTTACCGGGCAGATGATTGGAACGGTTGTCCCTACCGAAGCGGGAAAAGTTCTTGTTGCGCTACAAAATGGAATTTATATGCTTGAGCCCGAAACCGGAACAAAATCGTTGATCGTTGATCCGGAGGAAGATATTGCAAGCAATCGATTCAACGATGGGAAATGCGATCCTTCGGGGCGTTTTTGGGCGGGCACTTTGAGTTTAAACGGAGGATCGGGGGCAGCGGCTCTGTATCGTCTCGATTCTGACAGTTCGGTGCATACAATGGTCAAAAATGTTAGTATCTCAAATGGAATTGTGTGGTCGAACGATTATAAAAAAATGTATTATATAGATACTCCTACCCAGAAAGTTATGGTCTACGATTATGATAATGCAAGCGGAAATATCAGCCATCCCGAAGTGGCAGTTGATGTTCCGTCAGAAATAGGTTCTCCCGATGGAATGACCATTGATGCCGATGGCAATTTGTGGGTAGCGCTTTGGGGCGGTTCCGCAGTTGGATGCTGGAATCCTGAAACCGGTAAGCTGCTCCGAAAAATAGAAGTCCCGGCAAAAAATGTTACTTCCTGTGCTTTTGGCGGTGATGATTTGGAAACACTTTATATTACTACAGCCAGGCAAAGTACCACAAAAGAAGAATTGGAGAAATTCCCTCATGCAGGAGGTGTATTCAAAACCAATCCAGGAGTAAAGGGCGTTAAAGCGTACTATTTCGATGATATTTAA
- the vapC gene encoding type II toxin-antitoxin system VapC family toxin, with amino-acid sequence MSKGKLFDTSIWIDFLNGKNSEETRVLTRYLEKDLRVYICPVILQEVLQGIANDDHFASVRESFLALCMLTEDSIEAAIGAAEIYRFLRKKGITIRKSNDCLIAWYALKNSLDIVHNDRDFDLIRKHIKTLRF; translated from the coding sequence CTTTCTCAATGGCAAAAACAGTGAAGAAACACGCGTGCTTACTCGTTATCTGGAGAAAGATCTTCGTGTATATATTTGTCCGGTTATTCTACAGGAAGTTTTACAAGGGATAGCAAATGACGACCATTTCGCCAGTGTAAGAGAATCTTTTTTAGCACTTTGCATGCTAACAGAAGATTCAATAGAAGCGGCAATTGGAGCAGCTGAAATATATAGGTTTCTCCGGAAAAAAGGTATAACCATTCGAAAAAGTAACGACTGTTTGATTGCTTGGTATGCCCTTAAAAATTCATTGGATATTGTTCACAACGATCGCGATTTTGATCTCATCCGTAAACATATCAAAACATTAAGATTTTGA
- a CDS encoding PrsW family glutamic-type intramembrane protease, translating into MNLLLLSLAPVFIIGGYIYYRDKYDKEPLQLLWKALLAGALIVIPVIFVERFLSLFLPFFPGILNPAYHGFVVAAFTEESFKFLALFLLFWKTNTFNEKFDGIVYATFISLGFAGVENVMYVLQYGVSTGITRAITAVPAHAVFGVTMGFYVGQARFYDKQKKELLRKAIGMPILLHGVYDFILMTGYNWLLAFWIAFVVFLYFSALKRIKTLSDQSIFNTDYDLLNEKFTKRQ; encoded by the coding sequence ATGAATTTGTTACTTCTTTCACTTGCACCTGTTTTTATTATTGGTGGTTACATTTATTACCGTGATAAATACGACAAAGAACCGTTGCAACTTTTGTGGAAAGCATTGCTGGCCGGAGCACTCATTGTAATTCCGGTTATTTTTGTGGAACGGTTTTTATCTTTGTTTTTACCTTTTTTCCCGGGAATTTTAAATCCGGCTTACCATGGTTTTGTGGTGGCTGCATTTACCGAGGAGTCGTTTAAGTTTCTGGCTTTGTTTCTTTTGTTCTGGAAAACCAACACTTTTAATGAAAAGTTTGACGGCATTGTTTACGCCACTTTTATTTCGCTTGGGTTTGCCGGTGTTGAAAATGTAATGTATGTTTTGCAGTATGGCGTTTCTACCGGAATAACAAGGGCGATTACTGCTGTTCCGGCGCACGCGGTTTTTGGTGTTACTATGGGGTTTTATGTCGGACAGGCCCGTTTCTACGACAAACAAAAAAAGGAGTTGCTCAGAAAAGCCATCGGAATGCCCATCCTTTTGCATGGAGTTTACGATTTTATTTTGATGACAGGCTACAACTGGCTGCTGGCTTTTTGGATTGCTTTTGTCGTTTTCCTTTATTTTTCAGCGTTAAAAAGGATCAAAACCTTATCCGACCAGTCGATTTTTAATACCGACTATGATTTACTAAACGAAAAATTTACAAAAAGACAGTAA